The following are from one region of the Streptomyces rubrogriseus genome:
- a CDS encoding carbohydrate ABC transporter permease — protein MSTRTLISPAQLARPRGKALYWVVFGLVVALFTVVFLGPMYWMVSSGFKDTQEVVQTPPTLVPESFQPDNYSQAWNVMDLASLLGNTLFYAFGALAFQLVFDVAAAYSLSKLRPVFGKAILGLMLATLMIPATVLVVPQYLTVLDVPIFERNLLNTPWAIWLPSVTNAFNIFLLKRFFDSIPRELLDAASMDGASPMRTLRSIVLPISRPILGVVSIFAIVGVWKDFLWPMLTLPDPSKQTLNVGIYSLSNGVPMNVLIAALTMASLPTLVIFLIFQRNIMSGLTAGGLKG, from the coding sequence TACTGGGTGGTCTTCGGCCTCGTCGTCGCCCTGTTCACCGTGGTCTTCCTCGGCCCGATGTACTGGATGGTCTCCAGCGGTTTCAAGGACACCCAGGAGGTCGTGCAGACCCCGCCGACCCTGGTTCCCGAGTCCTTCCAGCCCGACAACTACTCGCAGGCCTGGAACGTCATGGACCTGGCGAGTCTGCTGGGGAACACCCTGTTCTACGCGTTCGGCGCGCTCGCCTTCCAGCTGGTGTTCGACGTGGCGGCGGCCTACTCGCTGTCCAAGCTCCGGCCGGTCTTCGGCAAGGCCATCCTCGGTCTGATGCTGGCGACTCTGATGATTCCGGCGACCGTGCTGGTGGTGCCGCAGTACCTGACGGTGCTCGACGTGCCGATCTTCGAGCGCAACCTGCTGAACACGCCGTGGGCGATCTGGCTGCCGTCGGTGACCAACGCCTTCAACATCTTCCTGCTGAAGCGGTTCTTCGACTCGATCCCGCGGGAGCTGCTCGACGCCGCTTCGATGGACGGTGCCTCACCGATGCGCACGCTCCGGTCGATCGTGCTGCCGATCTCGCGGCCGATCCTGGGTGTGGTGTCCATCTTCGCGATCGTGGGCGTCTGGAAGGACTTCCTCTGGCCCATGCTGACCCTGCCCGACCCGTCCAAGCAGACCCTGAACGTCGGGATCTACTCCCTGTCCAACGGGGTCCCCATGAACGTGCTGATCGCGGCGCTCACCATGGCCTCGCTGCCGACGCTCGTCATCTTCCTGATCTTCCAGCGCAACATCATGAGCGGACTCACCGCCGGCGGGCTCAAGGGCTGA
- a CDS encoding glycoside hydrolase family 13 protein, producing MAAPNSHRTEDWWRDAVIYQVYPRSFADGDGDGTGDLAGVRARLPYLAELGVDAVWFTPWYVSPLVDGGYDVADYRTIDPAFGTLGEAEKLIAEARELGIRTIVDIVPNHVSDRHAWFRAALEAGPGSAERERFHFRPGRGADGELPPNDWPSQFSGRTWTRVPDGEWYLHLFTPEQPDLNWAHPEVRREHEDVLRFWFERGVAGVRIDSAALLAKDPALADFVEGVDPHPYIDQDELHDIYRSWRKVADEYGGVFVGEVWLPDAERFARYLRPDELHTAFNFNFLSCPWEADRLRRTIDDTLAEHAPVGAPATWVLCNHDVTRTVTRYGRADTGFDFAKKAFGTPTDLVLGTRRARAAALLTLALPGSVYLYQGEELGLPEADIPRERIQDPMHFRSGGVDPGRDGCRVPLPWAADAPYCGFGSETEPWLPQPAGWPAYAADRQGADPESMLSLYRRALGLRRSTAGFGDGGLDWLPAPDGVLAFRRAGGPVCVVNLSAAPVELPAHSAVLLVSGPLDEAGRLPADTAVWLRA from the coding sequence GTGGCAGCCCCCAACTCGCACCGCACCGAAGACTGGTGGCGCGACGCCGTCATCTACCAGGTGTACCCCCGCAGTTTCGCCGACGGCGACGGCGACGGCACCGGTGACCTCGCGGGCGTGAGGGCGAGACTGCCCTACCTCGCCGAACTCGGCGTGGACGCCGTCTGGTTCACCCCCTGGTACGTCTCCCCGCTGGTGGACGGCGGCTACGACGTCGCCGACTACCGCACCATCGACCCCGCCTTCGGCACCCTGGGCGAGGCCGAGAAGCTGATCGCCGAGGCGCGGGAGCTGGGCATCCGCACCATCGTCGACATCGTGCCCAACCACGTCTCCGACCGGCACGCCTGGTTCCGGGCCGCGCTGGAGGCCGGGCCGGGCAGCGCGGAGCGGGAGCGGTTCCACTTCCGCCCCGGCCGCGGTGCCGACGGCGAGCTGCCGCCCAACGACTGGCCCTCCCAGTTCTCCGGCCGCACCTGGACCCGGGTCCCGGACGGCGAGTGGTACCTGCACCTGTTCACCCCGGAGCAGCCCGACCTCAACTGGGCCCACCCCGAGGTGCGCCGGGAGCACGAGGACGTGCTGCGCTTCTGGTTCGAGCGCGGGGTGGCGGGCGTACGCATCGACTCCGCCGCGCTGCTCGCGAAGGACCCGGCGCTCGCGGACTTCGTGGAGGGCGTCGACCCGCACCCGTACATCGACCAGGACGAGCTGCACGACATCTACCGCTCCTGGCGCAAGGTGGCGGACGAGTACGGGGGTGTCTTCGTCGGTGAGGTGTGGCTGCCCGACGCCGAGCGCTTCGCGCGCTATCTGCGGCCCGACGAACTGCACACGGCCTTCAACTTCAACTTCCTGTCCTGCCCGTGGGAGGCGGACCGGCTGCGCCGCACCATCGACGACACCCTGGCCGAGCACGCCCCGGTCGGCGCCCCGGCCACCTGGGTGCTCTGCAACCACGACGTGACCCGCACGGTGACCCGGTACGGCCGTGCGGACACCGGCTTCGACTTCGCGAAGAAGGCCTTCGGCACCCCGACCGACCTGGTCCTGGGCACCCGGCGGGCGCGGGCCGCCGCGCTGCTGACGCTGGCACTGCCCGGCTCCGTCTACCTCTACCAGGGAGAGGAACTCGGCCTGCCCGAGGCGGACATCCCGCGCGAGCGGATCCAGGACCCGATGCACTTCCGCTCCGGAGGCGTCGATCCGGGCCGGGACGGCTGCCGCGTGCCGCTTCCGTGGGCCGCGGACGCGCCGTACTGCGGGTTCGGCTCGGAGACCGAGCCCTGGCTGCCGCAGCCGGCGGGCTGGCCTGCGTACGCGGCGGACCGCCAGGGCGCGGACCCGGAGTCGATGCTCTCGCTCTACCGCCGGGCCCTCGGCCTGCGACGGTCCACGGCGGGGTTCGGCGACGGCGGCCTGGACTGGCTGCCCGCGCCGGACGGTGTCCTCGCGTTCCGGCGCGCGGGCGGCCCGGTGTGCGTCGTCAACCTGTCCGCGGCGCCGGTCGAGCTGCCCGCGCACAGCGCCGTCCTGCTCGTCAGCGGGCCGCTGGACGAGGCGGGCCGCCTGCCCGCGGACACGGCGGTGTGGCTGCGCGCCTGA
- a CDS encoding ATP-binding SpoIIE family protein phosphatase, producing MRERAWLGGLRRPPNPLVSGHRAARGALRSMSEALGARRRLAWLNAADLSIGTTLDVRRTAEELADFTVPELADGAAVDLLDSVLRFQEGDRVSGGGAPRLRAMAVSEVEGLNLAPDPVGELSVHTADRLGQRCLTTRRPVLVSRMTRADFAVIAPSRESSDIMRRAGVHSYLAVPLIARGVLLGLADFVRAGHRAPFNRTDVALAMELASKAAVCIDNARLYGRERDHVVTLQRALLPRSSPSTPGLDVTSCYDPAADPAAVGGDWFDVVALPSGRTALMVGDVMGRGLAAAATMGRLRTVARTLMALDIAPERLLARLDLAARDLEEDQVATCLCAVYDPYGSTFRIASAGHPPPLLTGPDGAVSFLDVPAGAPLGTGVIPYDPVERPVPELSRLTLYTDGLIRSRTADLGTQLERLREAVGGGVPEDGTECRAVAERVGGDRSDDAIVLAALARPLGPECDVYVRALPPDGKAAGQARTAVREQLERWGLQELVDTTELVVSELVGNALRYGNAPGELRLLRHERLSVEVSDSGPDLPQIQHADVSDESGRGLQLINMMCRRWGSCRTPDGKVVWAEQDLPVRTGAPGPS from the coding sequence GTGCGGGAACGAGCGTGGCTGGGCGGGCTGCGCCGCCCCCCGAATCCCCTGGTGAGCGGGCACCGGGCAGCACGGGGCGCGCTGCGGTCGATGTCGGAGGCGCTCGGCGCCCGCCGCCGCCTGGCCTGGCTGAACGCCGCGGACCTGAGCATCGGCACCACGCTGGACGTGCGGCGCACGGCGGAGGAGCTGGCCGACTTCACCGTGCCCGAGCTGGCCGACGGTGCCGCCGTGGACCTGCTGGACTCGGTGCTGCGGTTCCAGGAGGGCGACCGGGTGTCGGGGGGCGGGGCACCGCGGCTCAGGGCCATGGCGGTGTCGGAGGTCGAGGGCCTGAACCTGGCGCCCGATCCCGTCGGCGAGCTGTCGGTGCACACCGCCGACCGGCTGGGGCAGCGGTGCCTCACCACCCGCCGGCCGGTGCTGGTGTCCCGGATGACGCGCGCCGACTTCGCCGTGATCGCCCCCTCGCGCGAGTCGTCGGACATCATGCGCCGGGCCGGGGTCCACTCCTATCTGGCAGTGCCGCTGATCGCCCGCGGAGTGCTGCTGGGGCTCGCCGACTTCGTCCGGGCCGGGCATCGGGCGCCGTTCAACCGGACCGACGTGGCACTGGCCATGGAGCTGGCCTCCAAGGCCGCCGTCTGCATCGACAACGCCCGCCTCTACGGGCGCGAGCGCGATCACGTGGTCACCCTGCAGCGGGCGCTGCTCCCCCGGTCCAGCCCGAGCACTCCGGGCCTGGACGTGACCTCGTGCTACGACCCGGCCGCCGATCCGGCCGCGGTGGGCGGCGACTGGTTCGACGTGGTCGCGCTGCCCAGCGGCCGCACCGCGCTCATGGTGGGCGACGTGATGGGGCGGGGGCTGGCCGCCGCGGCGACCATGGGGCGGCTGCGCACGGTGGCCCGGACCCTGATGGCGCTGGACATCGCGCCCGAGCGGTTGCTGGCCCGGCTCGACCTGGCCGCCCGCGACCTGGAGGAGGACCAGGTCGCCACCTGTCTGTGCGCGGTCTACGACCCGTACGGCAGCACCTTCCGCATCGCCAGCGCCGGGCACCCGCCGCCGCTGCTGACCGGGCCGGACGGCGCGGTGTCGTTCCTGGACGTGCCCGCGGGGGCGCCGCTGGGGACGGGGGTGATCCCGTACGACCCGGTCGAGCGGCCGGTGCCCGAGCTGAGCCGGCTGACGCTGTACACGGACGGGCTGATCAGGTCGCGCACGGCCGACCTGGGCACCCAGCTGGAGCGGCTGCGCGAGGCGGTGGGCGGCGGCGTGCCCGAGGACGGCACCGAGTGCCGGGCGGTGGCCGAGCGGGTCGGCGGCGACCGGTCGGACGACGCGATCGTGCTGGCCGCCCTGGCCCGGCCGCTCGGTCCGGAGTGCGACGTGTACGTGCGGGCGCTGCCGCCGGACGGGAAGGCCGCCGGGCAGGCCCGTACGGCGGTGCGCGAGCAGTTGGAGCGGTGGGGCCTTCAGGAGCTGGTCGACACCACGGAGCTGGTGGTCAGCGAGCTGGTCGGCAACGCCCTGCGGTACGGGAACGCCCCCGGGGAGCTGCGGCTGCTGCGGCACGAGCGGCTGTCCGTGGAGGTCTCCGACTCCGGACCCGACCTGCCGCAGATCCAGCACGCGGACGTGAGCGACGAGAGCGGGCGCGGTCTCCAGCTGATCAACATGATGTGCCGGCGCTGGGGGTCGTGCCGCACGCCCGACGGGAAGGTGGTCTGGGCCGAGCAGGACCTGCCGGTGCGGACCGGGGCGCCCGGCCCCTCGTAG
- a CDS encoding ABC transporter ATP-binding protein, giving the protein METTAWTQLYSVMNAKDERRPFARATMRRIGAFARPHRHRIVRFVLLGVATALLAVATPVLAGKVVDAIVSDGDEGTVVRLALLIALIAVAEAVLGILSRRLSATLGEGLILDLRTAVFDHVQRMPVAFFTRTRTGALVSRLNNDVIGAQRAFSNTLSGVVSNVVTLLLTLAVMLTLSWQITLLALVLLPVFVLPARRMGRRMARMQREAAALNAAMGTRMTERFSAPGATLIKLFGRPEEESAEFADRARRVADIGVRTATAQAAFITALTLVSALALALVYGLGGWFALRGTLDAGAVVALALLLTRLYAPLTALAGARVEVMSALVSFERVFEVLDLAPLIDEKPDARPVPDGPVAVEFDDVRFGYPSADKVSLASLEEVATLDTRGGEEVLHGLSFRAEPGQTIALVGSSGAGKSTIAQLLPRLYDTDGGTVRVGGVDVRELSARSLRDTVGMVTQDGHLFHDTVRANLLLARPGATEGELWEALRRARLADLVRSLPDGLDTVVGERGYRLSGGERQRMTIARLLLARQRVVILDEATAHLDNTSEAAVQEALTEALQGRTAVVIAHRLSTVRAADRILVVEAGRIVESGTHEELLAVDGRYAQLHRTQFERPALDKAA; this is encoded by the coding sequence ATGGAGACCACGGCCTGGACGCAGCTGTACAGCGTCATGAACGCCAAGGACGAGCGCCGTCCCTTCGCCCGCGCCACGATGCGCCGCATCGGCGCGTTCGCCCGCCCGCACCGCCACCGCATCGTCCGCTTCGTGCTGCTCGGGGTGGCGACCGCACTGCTCGCCGTCGCCACCCCCGTCCTGGCCGGAAAGGTCGTCGACGCGATCGTGTCGGACGGGGACGAGGGCACGGTCGTGCGCCTCGCCCTGCTCATCGCGCTCATCGCCGTCGCGGAGGCGGTGCTCGGCATCCTCTCCCGCAGGCTCTCGGCGACGCTCGGGGAGGGACTCATCCTCGATCTGCGGACGGCCGTGTTCGATCATGTGCAGCGCATGCCGGTCGCGTTCTTCACGCGTACTCGTACGGGAGCGCTCGTCTCCCGTCTCAACAACGACGTCATCGGAGCCCAGCGCGCCTTCAGCAACACCCTCTCCGGCGTGGTCAGCAACGTGGTCACCCTGCTGCTCACCCTCGCGGTGATGCTGACCCTGTCCTGGCAGATCACCCTGCTCGCCCTGGTGCTGCTCCCGGTCTTCGTGCTCCCCGCCCGGCGCATGGGCCGGCGCATGGCCCGCATGCAGCGCGAGGCCGCCGCCCTCAACGCCGCCATGGGCACCCGCATGACCGAGCGCTTCTCGGCCCCCGGCGCCACCCTGATCAAGCTGTTCGGCCGCCCCGAGGAGGAGTCCGCCGAGTTCGCCGACCGGGCCCGCCGCGTCGCCGACATCGGCGTGCGCACCGCCACCGCCCAGGCCGCCTTCATCACCGCGCTCACCCTGGTCTCCGCGCTCGCCCTGGCCCTCGTCTACGGCCTCGGCGGCTGGTTCGCCCTGCGCGGCACCCTGGACGCGGGCGCCGTCGTGGCGCTGGCCCTGCTGCTGACCCGCCTGTACGCCCCGCTCACCGCGCTCGCCGGAGCCCGGGTGGAGGTCATGAGCGCCCTCGTCAGCTTCGAGCGGGTCTTCGAGGTCCTGGACCTGGCCCCGCTCATCGACGAGAAGCCCGACGCCCGCCCGGTCCCCGACGGCCCCGTGGCCGTCGAGTTCGACGACGTCCGCTTCGGCTACCCGTCCGCCGACAAGGTCTCCCTCGCCTCCCTCGAAGAGGTTGCCACCCTGGACACCCGCGGCGGCGAAGAGGTCCTGCACGGCCTCTCCTTCCGTGCGGAACCGGGCCAGACCATCGCGCTGGTCGGATCGTCCGGCGCCGGCAAGTCCACCATCGCCCAGCTGCTGCCGCGCCTGTACGACACCGACGGCGGCACCGTCCGCGTCGGCGGCGTCGACGTGCGCGAGCTGAGCGCGCGGTCGCTGCGCGACACCGTCGGCATGGTCACCCAGGACGGCCACCTCTTCCACGACACCGTCCGGGCCAACCTGCTCCTCGCCAGACCGGGCGCCACCGAGGGCGAGCTGTGGGAGGCGCTGCGCCGGGCCCGCCTCGCCGACCTCGTACGGTCCCTGCCGGACGGGCTCGACACCGTGGTCGGCGAGCGCGGCTACCGGCTCTCCGGCGGCGAACGCCAGCGCATGACCATCGCCCGGCTGCTGCTGGCCCGCCAGCGCGTCGTCATCCTCGACGAGGCCACCGCTCACCTCGACAACACCTCCGAGGCGGCCGTCCAGGAAGCCCTCACCGAAGCCCTCCAGGGGCGGACGGCCGTGGTGATCGCGCACCGGCTGTCCACGGTCCGGGCGGCCGACCGCATCCTGGTCGTCGAAGCCGGCCGCATCGTGGAGAGCGGCACCCACGAGGAACTCCTCGCGGTCGACGGCCGCTACGCCCAACTGCACCGCACCCAGTTCGAGCGCCCGGCCCTCGACAAGGCCGCGTAG
- a CDS encoding lysylphosphatidylglycerol synthase transmembrane domain-containing protein, producing MLPLLLVGVVAVRHRSVLADGFGQLATARWPWLLAAAGATCLTWVAAACTRQGAVVERLPARRLLATQFAAGAANHLLPTGLGASAVNLRFMTVCGLPLARSSAALALYLLAESVGRLAVLGALLIAFPGALRLGTLLPEGAVGPLLAVAAAVPVVAAVVLALLPRLRGALLAFLRTALGEARSVHARPARALALWGGALAFPALQASALVLVGRSLGLTLPAGHMAVAYLAATVAVALVPTPGGIGSVEAALVVALVAAGGPAAVATAVVLAFRLLTVWLPLLPGALTLAALVRMRVI from the coding sequence GTGCTCCCGCTGCTCCTGGTGGGCGTGGTCGCGGTGCGGCACCGGTCCGTGCTGGCCGACGGCTTCGGCCAGCTCGCCACGGCCCGGTGGCCCTGGCTGCTGGCCGCGGCCGGCGCGACCTGTCTGACCTGGGTCGCCGCCGCCTGCACCCGGCAGGGCGCGGTGGTGGAGCGGCTGCCCGCGCGGCGGCTGCTGGCCACCCAGTTCGCGGCCGGCGCGGCCAACCACCTGCTGCCGACGGGCCTGGGCGCGAGTGCGGTGAACCTGCGGTTCATGACGGTGTGCGGGCTGCCGCTGGCCCGTTCCTCGGCCGCGCTCGCGCTCTACCTGCTGGCGGAGAGCGTCGGCCGCCTCGCCGTACTGGGCGCCCTGCTGATCGCGTTCCCCGGCGCGCTGCGGCTCGGCACCCTGCTGCCCGAGGGGGCCGTCGGGCCGCTGCTGGCGGTCGCGGCCGCGGTCCCGGTCGTGGCGGCGGTGGTACTGGCGCTGCTCCCGCGGCTGCGCGGGGCGCTGCTCGCCTTCCTGCGGACGGCACTGGGCGAGGCCCGGTCGGTGCACGCCCGGCCGGCTCGCGCGCTGGCGCTGTGGGGCGGTGCGCTGGCCTTCCCCGCGTTGCAGGCCTCGGCACTGGTGCTGGTGGGCCGGTCGCTGGGACTGACGCTGCCCGCCGGGCACATGGCCGTGGCGTACCTCGCGGCGACGGTCGCGGTGGCGCTGGTGCCCACGCCGGGCGGCATCGGTTCGGTCGAGGCGGCGCTGGTCGTGGCGCTGGTGGCGGCGGGCGGGCCGGCGGCCGTGGCCACGGCGGTGGTGCTGGCGTTCCGGCTGCTGACGGTGTGGCTGCCACTGCTGCCGGGGGCGCTGACGCTGGCGGCGCTGGTGCGGATGCGGGTGATCTGA
- a CDS encoding NAD(P)/FAD-dependent oxidoreductase, which translates to MTSRQADVLVVGAGPAGLTAAARLARTGARVVVLEREQAPGGVPRHCAHRGFGDRPHALTGPAHARLLADAAARAGADLRTGVTALDWAGPRALTTVGPRGAETLAARAVVLATGARERPRAARLVPGTRPAGVYTTGELQQAVHLYGQHIGTRAVIVGAEGVSHAAADTVRAAGAEVLALVTELSRAPAAPGWALAARLRHRTPVLTGTAVTELLGRGRLSGVRVRHRDGRSTVLACDTVVFTGDFVPDHELARRGALTLDPGTRGPAVDGALRTSRPGVFAVGSVLHAVESAATAAREGAHAATAVRRWLQDGTGTEDPYWPGGVPLLAGPPLLRIAPNRVTPDDRLPYLLRTAVPLPCPVLYVDQDGRPLHRERFPLITAVPHRPLKLTARWTHRVDPRGGPVHVTVARPHPG; encoded by the coding sequence GTGACGAGCCGACAGGCCGACGTCCTGGTGGTGGGAGCCGGGCCCGCCGGACTCACGGCCGCCGCCCGGCTCGCGCGGACCGGCGCACGCGTCGTGGTCCTGGAGCGCGAGCAGGCGCCCGGGGGAGTTCCCAGGCACTGCGCGCACCGGGGCTTCGGCGACCGGCCGCACGCCCTGACCGGCCCCGCCCACGCCCGCCTCCTCGCCGACGCGGCCGCCCGCGCCGGAGCCGACCTGCGCACCGGCGTCACCGCCCTCGACTGGGCGGGCCCGCGCGCCCTGACCACCGTGGGGCCCCGGGGTGCCGAAACCCTCGCGGCCCGCGCGGTGGTCCTGGCCACCGGCGCCCGCGAACGCCCCCGCGCCGCCCGCCTCGTCCCCGGCACCCGCCCCGCCGGCGTGTACACCACCGGCGAACTCCAGCAGGCGGTCCACCTGTACGGGCAGCACATCGGCACCCGCGCGGTGATCGTCGGCGCCGAGGGCGTCTCGCACGCCGCCGCCGACACCGTACGGGCCGCCGGAGCGGAGGTCCTCGCGCTGGTCACGGAGCTGTCCCGGGCCCCCGCCGCCCCCGGGTGGGCCCTGGCGGCCCGGCTGCGGCACCGCACCCCCGTGCTCACCGGCACCGCGGTCACCGAACTCCTCGGCCGCGGCCGCCTGTCGGGCGTGCGCGTCCGTCACCGCGACGGCCGCTCCACCGTGCTGGCCTGCGACACCGTCGTGTTCACCGGCGACTTCGTCCCCGACCACGAACTCGCCCGGCGCGGCGCGCTGACCCTGGACCCCGGCACCCGCGGCCCCGCCGTGGACGGTGCCCTGCGCACCTCACGGCCCGGCGTCTTCGCGGTCGGCAGCGTGCTGCACGCCGTCGAGAGCGCGGCCACGGCGGCCCGCGAGGGCGCGCACGCCGCGACCGCCGTACGCCGGTGGCTCCAGGACGGCACGGGCACGGAGGACCCGTACTGGCCCGGCGGCGTCCCCCTCCTCGCCGGCCCGCCGCTGCTCCGCATCGCCCCCAACCGCGTCACCCCGGACGACCGCCTCCCCTACCTCCTGCGCACGGCGGTCCCGCTGCCCTGCCCCGTTCTGTACGTCGACCAGGACGGCCGCCCCCTGCACCGCGAGCGGTTCCCCCTCATCACCGCCGTCCCGCACCGCCCGCTGAAGCTCACGGCCCGCTGGACGCACCGGGTCGACCCGCGGGGCGGACCGGTCCACGTCACCGTCGCCCGACCTCACCCGGGATGA
- a CDS encoding NAD(P)/FAD-dependent oxidoreductase: MTVTWSGALPVEPYDVAIVGAGVVGCAIARRLAHHPGLRVALVEAQDDVGQGTSKANTAILHTGFDAVPGSLEARLVREGSRELAAYAAQSGIPVERVGALLVAWDEEQLAALPRLAEKARRNEYHDTRVLGAADLYAREPRLGPGALGALHVPGESIICPWTTTLAYATQAVGAGVDLHLDSPVTHAGHADGVHRLDTPRGPLHARRLVNAAGLHADTLDRSLGHDDFTVTPRRGQLVVHDTFARALVSHILLPVPTALGKGVLVAPTVYGNVLLGPTAEDLDDKGDTGSTAEGLRRLREQGRRILPALLEEEVTAVYAGLRAATGHDDYRIAAHPRQGYVTVGGIRSTGLTASLAIAAHVTGLLADTGLDLGARRPLEPVRMPNLGEAFPRPHQLPDLVAADPEYGTLVCHCERVSRGEIRDALAGPVPPRSLDGLRRRTRARAGRCQGFYCGAAVRALFEEAQR, from the coding sequence GTGACGGTCACCTGGTCGGGGGCGCTGCCCGTCGAGCCGTACGACGTGGCGATCGTCGGGGCCGGGGTCGTCGGGTGCGCGATCGCCCGGCGGCTCGCCCACCACCCGGGGCTGCGCGTCGCCCTCGTCGAGGCGCAGGACGACGTGGGGCAGGGCACCTCCAAGGCGAACACCGCCATCCTGCACACCGGGTTCGACGCCGTGCCCGGCTCGCTGGAGGCCCGGCTCGTGCGGGAGGGCTCGCGCGAACTCGCCGCGTACGCCGCCCAGTCGGGCATCCCCGTCGAACGCGTCGGCGCCCTGCTCGTCGCCTGGGACGAGGAGCAGCTCGCGGCGCTGCCCCGCCTCGCCGAGAAGGCCCGCCGCAACGAGTACCACGACACCCGCGTCCTCGGCGCCGCCGACCTCTACGCCCGCGAGCCCCGCCTCGGCCCCGGCGCGCTCGGCGCCCTGCACGTACCCGGCGAGAGCATCATCTGCCCGTGGACGACGACCCTCGCCTACGCCACCCAGGCGGTCGGTGCCGGAGTCGACCTGCACCTCGACTCGCCCGTCACGCACGCCGGTCACGCGGACGGCGTCCACCGGCTCGACACCCCGCGCGGCCCCCTGCACGCCCGGCGGCTCGTCAACGCGGCCGGACTGCACGCCGACACCCTCGACCGGAGCCTCGGCCACGACGACTTCACCGTCACCCCGCGCCGGGGCCAGCTCGTCGTCCACGACACGTTCGCCCGCGCCCTGGTCAGCCACATCCTGCTGCCCGTCCCCACCGCCCTCGGCAAGGGCGTCCTGGTCGCCCCCACCGTCTACGGCAACGTGCTGCTCGGCCCCACCGCGGAGGACCTGGACGACAAGGGCGACACCGGCTCGACGGCCGAGGGACTGCGGCGCCTGCGCGAACAGGGCCGCCGTATCCTCCCCGCCCTGCTGGAGGAGGAGGTCACCGCCGTCTACGCGGGCCTGCGCGCCGCCACCGGGCACGACGACTACCGGATCGCCGCCCACCCCCGCCAGGGCTACGTCACCGTCGGCGGCATCCGCTCCACCGGCCTCACCGCCTCCCTCGCCATCGCCGCGCACGTCACCGGCCTCCTCGCGGACACCGGCCTCGACCTCGGCGCCCGGCGCCCGCTCGAACCGGTCCGCATGCCGAACCTCGGCGAGGCCTTCCCCCGCCCCCACCAGCTGCCCGACCTGGTCGCCGCCGACCCGGAGTACGGCACCCTGGTCTGCCACTGCGAACGCGTCTCCCGCGGTGAGATCCGCGACGCCCTCGCCGGGCCGGTCCCGCCCCGCTCCCTGGACGGACTGCGCCGCCGCACCCGGGCCCGCGCGGGCCGTTGCCAGGGCTTCTACTGCGGGGCGGCGGTACGGGCGTTGTTCGAGGAGGCACAGAGGTGA